From the Bdellovibrio reynosensis genome, one window contains:
- a CDS encoding beta strand repeat-containing protein, with amino-acid sequence MKTQIYHGMFLVVCLLLVPQLSLAAPASLTYQGRIIKSDGIPLEHSNVSFQFEITNPNGQCIIYREQIDNIDLTNSNGVFDVPIGGGTQTHPNNGTFTLTDSFNNSDTFNCAGGATYNAASGDLRRLRVRFHDGTGWKTIEPDNVIRSVPYASYAKSSEKLGTHTASEFVLKNTVSACAASEFLTFDGTAFTCAAVSGASGGTVTNVTSANAYLSVASGTSTPQLTLNVGTAANTVAAGDDARFTDSRAPNGNAGGDLTGTYPNPGVAKIRGVDVASSAPTTGQYMKYDGTQWVGSAVGISDVTGLSANLATYQTTAAFNAAVGSGNCAAHQTPYWNSVSGSFQCQAINVSVAGDISGTIGAVSVDKIKGVAVDGTAPTSGQVLKYDGTKWIASADSNAGGTITGVTAGTGLTGGGTTGAVTLNVNVGTGNNQIVQLDGTAKLPAVDGSALTNLNPANLSTVVAVNKGGTGQSSYTDGQILIGNSSGNTLTKSTLTAGTGVTITNGNGSITIATSGAAPTGSAGGDLSSTYPNPTVAKIRGVGVDATAPTNGQVLKYNGTNWAPAADTDTNAGGTVTNVTASAPLSVATGSTTPAISISQATTSTNGYLSSTDWNTFNNKQAAGNYMLNAGGTPSVQTGLDASKPASPTAGAIYFATDTKVIYQYNSGAWVGIASSAGSGGTITGVTAGTGLTGGGTTGAVTLNVNVGTGNNQILQLDGTAKIPAVNGSLITNLTPANLASAVPVNKGGTGQTSYVNGELLIGNTTGNTLTKATLTAGTGISIANGTGSITIATTGAAPTGSASGDLSGSYPGPAVAKLQGYAVDTAAPTANKVLKWDNTASKWTANFVKLSELVNSTGGSAFDVASCTAGQTMNWSAITDKFQCQTIAIANTQVSGLGTASTKAAGTAAGEVLLLDGNGRIPASALPAGTSNPVVLGGNTTGAAMSVGAADAYSLNLITNNTAKMTILSTGQVGVGTTSPLAKLDVRGEIVTGVPGNCWTFNNAVMSHSTLASPTMLLGSEVDCGSINVTIGGQPTFGPTSTKIPAQNILFYTGAASAGNGTERMRIDTNGNVGIGFNAPTEKLHVVGSATLGTYTTTTSSVVKVGSNAADNKPALVVDGGGDGGAGEDVLVATGRHASAFIGDVIRAAVNRTSATTFKLINTVVDADGTPSYPFVVRGDGYVGVNTSAPAAQVHIVEKDDSWLSAFTMSRSWESTVDYFQMMYDYQGLKIRTMADDADEAHIIFKPKDTEAVRITETGKLGVGVTAPVEKMEVSGNLKVTGEIYGQKSWGMKEGPTSWVSNYKNAWDHGHHVGTSIDCTSNANGCIILKAGTYEIRCVQRGSGTGSSYVGIGVDGDRSVLDSRTDAMWNHDHVTTAASFTESNFMGTLSVGNLITCGPPTGVETYLQYATVGYAGSLSIKRID; translated from the coding sequence ATGAAAACGCAAATTTATCACGGAATGTTCTTGGTTGTTTGTTTGCTACTTGTTCCCCAACTTTCGTTGGCGGCACCAGCCTCGCTGACCTATCAAGGTCGAATCATAAAATCAGATGGGATACCTTTAGAACATTCCAATGTGAGTTTTCAATTTGAAATCACAAACCCTAATGGTCAGTGCATTATCTATCGCGAACAAATCGATAATATCGACCTGACCAATTCTAACGGTGTGTTTGATGTTCCCATTGGTGGTGGCACGCAGACCCATCCTAATAACGGCACTTTTACTTTAACTGATTCATTCAATAACTCTGATACTTTCAACTGTGCTGGCGGTGCGACTTACAATGCTGCTTCTGGGGATCTTCGTCGCCTGCGCGTGCGCTTTCATGATGGCACCGGATGGAAAACCATTGAGCCTGATAACGTGATTCGCTCTGTGCCTTATGCTTCTTATGCAAAGTCTTCAGAAAAGTTAGGAACTCACACTGCTTCTGAATTCGTTTTGAAAAATACGGTTTCAGCCTGTGCGGCTAGTGAGTTTTTAACTTTCGATGGCACCGCATTTACCTGCGCCGCTGTTTCTGGTGCAAGCGGTGGTACCGTTACGAATGTTACTTCAGCAAATGCTTATTTATCAGTAGCTAGCGGAACTTCGACGCCGCAACTGACTTTGAATGTTGGTACGGCTGCAAATACCGTGGCCGCGGGTGATGATGCTCGTTTCACTGATTCTCGTGCACCGAATGGAAATGCAGGTGGCGACCTTACTGGAACTTATCCTAATCCTGGTGTTGCAAAAATTCGTGGCGTGGATGTGGCAAGCTCTGCACCAACCACGGGTCAGTATATGAAATACGATGGCACTCAGTGGGTTGGTTCTGCCGTGGGTATTTCTGATGTCACAGGGCTATCTGCGAATCTAGCAACTTATCAGACGACAGCGGCATTCAATGCGGCTGTTGGTAGCGGAAACTGCGCCGCTCATCAAACTCCTTATTGGAATTCTGTTTCTGGATCCTTCCAGTGTCAGGCCATCAACGTTTCGGTTGCTGGTGATATCAGTGGAACCATTGGTGCTGTCAGTGTTGATAAAATCAAAGGTGTAGCGGTTGATGGAACAGCGCCGACAAGTGGGCAAGTGTTAAAATATGATGGCACTAAGTGGATAGCATCGGCAGATTCAAATGCGGGCGGAACAATCACTGGTGTTACTGCTGGAACTGGTTTAACGGGCGGTGGTACGACGGGGGCTGTGACTTTGAACGTGAACGTTGGTACGGGCAATAATCAGATCGTTCAGCTTGATGGCACAGCAAAGTTGCCTGCGGTTGATGGTTCTGCTTTAACAAATTTAAATCCTGCGAATTTATCAACAGTTGTTGCTGTTAATAAAGGTGGTACCGGTCAGTCCTCATATACCGATGGTCAAATTCTCATTGGTAACTCTTCTGGAAACACTTTAACGAAGTCTACTTTGACCGCGGGAACTGGTGTTACGATTACGAATGGCAATGGCTCAATTACCATCGCTACATCTGGTGCTGCGCCGACGGGTTCAGCGGGTGGAGATTTAAGCAGTACCTATCCAAATCCAACCGTGGCGAAAATCCGTGGAGTGGGTGTTGATGCGACTGCGCCTACCAATGGACAAGTTCTTAAGTATAACGGCACAAACTGGGCGCCAGCTGCTGATACAGATACAAATGCTGGTGGTACTGTTACTAACGTAACAGCTTCCGCTCCATTGTCTGTGGCGACGGGTTCAACGACGCCAGCGATTTCCATTTCTCAAGCGACCACTTCAACAAATGGTTACTTGTCTTCGACTGATTGGAATACGTTTAATAATAAACAAGCTGCAGGCAACTACATGTTGAATGCAGGGGGCACTCCTTCAGTGCAAACGGGCCTGGATGCAAGTAAACCCGCCTCCCCTACTGCAGGTGCGATTTATTTTGCGACGGATACAAAAGTTATCTATCAATATAATTCGGGTGCTTGGGTTGGTATCGCTTCTTCTGCAGGTTCTGGTGGTACGATCACTGGCGTAACTGCGGGTACAGGTCTTACTGGTGGCGGCACAACCGGTGCCGTGACTTTAAACGTGAACGTAGGTACGGGAAATAATCAAATTCTACAACTTGATGGAACCGCAAAAATTCCTGCGGTGAATGGTTCTTTAATCACGAATTTAACCCCAGCGAATTTAGCCAGTGCTGTCCCTGTAAATAAAGGTGGTACGGGTCAAACTTCCTATGTGAACGGTGAGCTTTTAATTGGTAATACCACCGGAAATACATTAACCAAAGCGACACTAACAGCGGGCACAGGTATCTCGATCGCGAATGGCACTGGTTCAATCACAATTGCAACAACAGGTGCCGCTCCGACTGGATCAGCCAGTGGTGATTTAAGTGGATCTTATCCTGGTCCTGCAGTCGCAAAACTGCAAGGTTATGCGGTTGATACTGCCGCTCCGACTGCAAATAAAGTTTTGAAATGGGATAACACTGCCAGTAAATGGACTGCGAACTTTGTAAAATTAAGTGAGCTTGTGAACTCTACCGGTGGCAGTGCCTTTGACGTGGCTTCATGTACGGCGGGTCAAACAATGAACTGGAGCGCCATCACAGACAAATTTCAGTGTCAGACGATCGCTATCGCAAACACTCAAGTTTCTGGTCTTGGAACGGCTTCGACAAAGGCAGCAGGGACAGCCGCTGGCGAAGTATTGCTACTTGATGGCAACGGCAGAATTCCAGCTTCCGCTTTACCTGCAGGCACAAGCAATCCCGTGGTCCTTGGCGGGAATACGACGGGCGCTGCTATGTCTGTCGGTGCGGCCGATGCTTATAGCTTGAACCTTATCACCAATAATACAGCTAAGATGACGATTCTTTCTACGGGCCAAGTGGGCGTTGGCACAACGTCGCCACTAGCAAAGCTTGATGTCAGAGGTGAAATCGTCACTGGCGTACCAGGCAACTGTTGGACGTTTAATAATGCAGTGATGTCGCACAGTACTTTGGCTTCACCAACGATGTTGTTGGGAAGTGAGGTTGATTGCGGATCTATCAACGTGACAATCGGTGGACAACCTACTTTTGGACCGACTTCAACTAAGATTCCTGCGCAAAATATTTTATTCTATACCGGTGCTGCCTCTGCGGGTAACGGTACGGAGCGTATGCGTATAGATACCAATGGTAACGTCGGTATTGGTTTCAACGCCCCAACAGAAAAATTACATGTGGTTGGTTCAGCGACGTTAGGTACTTATACGACGACAACTTCAAGTGTTGTGAAGGTGGGCTCTAATGCTGCTGATAACAAACCTGCCCTTGTGGTTGATGGCGGTGGTGATGGTGGTGCCGGTGAAGACGTTTTAGTTGCAACCGGAAGACATGCCTCAGCCTTCATTGGCGATGTTATTCGTGCGGCTGTTAATAGAACCTCAGCTACGACATTTAAGCTTATCAATACCGTGGTTGATGCTGACGGTACGCCAAGTTATCCATTTGTCGTGCGCGGTGATGGTTACGTTGGTGTTAACACATCAGCACCTGCTGCCCAGGTTCATATCGTAGAAAAAGATGATTCTTGGCTAAGTGCCTTTACGATGTCTAGATCTTGGGAATCCACTGTCGATTATTTCCAAATGATGTATGACTATCAAGGTCTTAAAATCCGTACGATGGCCGATGATGCTGATGAAGCCCACATCATCTTTAAACCTAAAGATACAGAAGCTGTGCGTATCACAGAGACTGGGAAATTAGGTGTTGGTGTGACGGCTCCGGTAGAAAAAATGGAAGTCAGCGGTAACTTAAAAGTGACTGGTGAAATTTATGGACAGAAAAGTTGGGGCATGAAAGAAGGTCCTACATCTTGGGTGTCTAACTATAAAAATGCCTGGGATCACGGTCACCACGTGGGTACTAGTATTGATTGTACGAGCAATGCCAATGGTTGCATCATTTTAAAAGCAGGTACCTATGAGATCCGTTGTGTACAACGGGGTTCTGGCACTGGTTCTTCCTATGTTGGTATTGGTGTAGATGGTGACCGTTCAGTCTTAGATAGCAGAACGGATGCTATGTGGAATCATGACCACGTCACGACCGCTGCCTCTTTTACTGAATCTAATTTCATGGGCACGTTATCAGTCGGCAATTTGATTACCTGCGGGCCTCCGACAGGCGTTGAAACTTATCTTCAGTACGCTACTGTCGGTTATGCTGGTTCTTTAAGTATCAAACGCATCGACTAA
- a CDS encoding murein L,D-transpeptidase catalytic domain family protein yields the protein MPFLTFLKISFPILLNLGFLNYTYAGMFDRRTSDGRLVFDSLVEQGLPHEALDLLFRMFDYNEGIIPNIDSAVIVDYSKPSTVKRLYLLNLVEGTFESFYVAHGIRSGILEARNFSNLSETWKSSLGFYFAKGTFIGKKNGLSLYLDGVDASNDNARVRNIVLHGAKYVSEDFIRQNGRLGWSEGCFAVSIEHLNYIVTALQTGSLILSYHKDLMKYARRNPQEQALLGDEYIPAGVNQQRVPGEGGGVDFLGFQYQNIFNDSGLHHHLK from the coding sequence ATGCCTTTCTTAACTTTTCTTAAAATCTCATTCCCAATTTTATTGAACTTGGGATTTTTAAATTACACCTATGCAGGCATGTTCGATCGTCGCACTTCTGACGGCCGTTTGGTTTTTGATTCTCTTGTTGAACAAGGACTTCCCCATGAAGCTTTGGATCTTCTGTTTCGAATGTTTGATTATAACGAAGGGATTATTCCCAACATCGATTCCGCAGTGATCGTTGATTATTCAAAACCTTCTACTGTTAAACGACTTTATTTACTGAACTTAGTGGAAGGTACCTTCGAATCTTTTTATGTCGCCCATGGCATTCGTTCTGGAATTTTAGAGGCGCGCAACTTTTCAAATCTTTCTGAAACCTGGAAAAGCTCTTTAGGTTTTTATTTTGCTAAAGGCACTTTCATCGGAAAAAAGAATGGACTTTCTTTGTATCTAGATGGGGTTGATGCATCCAACGACAACGCTCGTGTTAGAAACATCGTTTTACATGGCGCCAAATATGTCAGTGAAGATTTCATTCGACAAAACGGTCGCCTGGGCTGGAGCGAAGGCTGTTTTGCTGTCAGCATTGAACATTTAAATTACATAGTTACAGCCTTACAGACTGGAAGTTTGATTCTATCGTATCATAAGGATTTGATGAAATATGCGCGCCGTAACCCACAGGAACAGGCTCTTCTTGGTGATGAGTATATTCCTGCGGGTGTGAATCAACAGCGAGTGCCGGGTGAAGGCGGTGGCGTGGATTTTTTAGGTTTCCAATACCAAAACATCTTCAATGATTCCGGCCTTCATCATCATCTCAAATAA
- a CDS encoding HvfC/BufC N-terminal domain-containing protein yields MNLNEAQKLFKDGMLNAKADPKTVEELKPVGKLSLDAAFEVYNRGYIARLTEALGETFEAVRWVVGKDLFNDLCRGFIESEPSISYNLADHGRTFPEFVKNSHASKGIPFLYDLARFEWSYKKMNDAPTPHPLPAEQIKELLHSDDFKIQFIEGMDIFDSPYAVYELWSRRKEPAYEFEDINWNHAESLLFYKKQSKIFVQRIDVVEAQVIMELKEGLSVNTSLADFSTSMTPDKIAQLFEMMMKAGIIEDVLVLET; encoded by the coding sequence ATGAATCTGAACGAAGCACAGAAGCTGTTTAAAGATGGAATGCTAAACGCCAAAGCCGATCCGAAAACGGTGGAAGAACTAAAACCGGTCGGAAAACTTTCTTTGGATGCAGCCTTTGAAGTTTACAATCGCGGTTATATCGCCCGTCTGACAGAAGCTTTGGGTGAAACATTTGAAGCTGTTCGATGGGTAGTCGGCAAAGATCTTTTCAACGATCTGTGCCGTGGATTTATCGAAAGCGAGCCTTCGATTTCCTACAACCTGGCTGATCATGGCAGAACGTTTCCGGAATTTGTGAAAAACTCCCATGCGTCGAAAGGCATTCCTTTCTTGTACGATCTTGCACGCTTTGAATGGTCCTATAAAAAAATGAACGATGCACCGACGCCGCATCCGTTGCCAGCAGAACAAATCAAAGAGCTTTTACATTCTGACGATTTCAAAATTCAATTCATCGAAGGTATGGATATTTTTGATAGCCCTTATGCAGTTTACGAATTGTGGAGTCGTCGCAAAGAACCTGCCTATGAGTTTGAAGACATCAACTGGAACCACGCAGAAAGTCTTTTGTTTTACAAAAAGCAGTCCAAGATTTTCGTGCAAAGAATAGATGTGGTTGAAGCCCAAGTGATCATGGAATTAAAAGAAGGTTTGTCAGTGAATACTTCCTTGGCGGATTTTTCTACTTCGATGACCCCGGATAAAATTGCTCAATTATTTGAGATGATGATGAAGGCCGGAATCATTGAAGATGTTTTGGTATTGGAAACCTAA
- the bufB gene encoding MNIO family bufferin maturase, which yields MPSKSFSHKVGLGLRPPHFPYLEQRPSTEVAWFEAISENYMDTRGRPLEMLQMIRQDYPLALHGVSMNIGSPGGVRVDYLQKLRELIEQVEPFIVSDHLSWTGVEEQNLHGLLPLPFTEDSIETLVHNIDFVQNFLKRPLILENVSTYISYRRNEMNEWDFVAEVSRRSGCGILLDLNNVYVNSYNHGFDPRYFLNHIPMERVAQVHMSGPADYGDFLFDTHSKEIPEPVWNLFKMTAPQIRHLPILIERDEDIPDFNELETEVAKAVSILESSYESERSTEAV from the coding sequence ATGCCATCAAAATCTTTTTCGCACAAGGTGGGCTTAGGCCTTAGGCCACCCCATTTTCCGTATTTAGAACAACGTCCTTCAACAGAGGTGGCCTGGTTTGAAGCCATTTCAGAAAACTATATGGATACGCGCGGGCGTCCGTTAGAAATGCTGCAAATGATTCGTCAGGACTACCCGCTGGCTCTGCACGGTGTTTCTATGAACATTGGCTCCCCTGGTGGAGTTCGTGTGGATTACTTGCAAAAACTGCGTGAACTGATTGAACAAGTAGAACCCTTCATCGTTTCAGATCATCTTTCTTGGACCGGCGTTGAAGAACAAAACCTGCACGGGTTGCTGCCATTGCCATTCACGGAAGACAGCATTGAAACCCTTGTTCACAATATTGATTTCGTACAAAACTTTTTAAAGCGCCCGCTGATTCTTGAAAACGTCTCCACTTACATCAGCTATCGCCGCAATGAAATGAACGAATGGGACTTCGTTGCTGAAGTCAGCCGCCGATCTGGTTGCGGAATTCTTTTAGATTTAAACAACGTGTATGTGAATTCCTATAATCACGGCTTTGATCCTCGCTATTTCCTAAATCACATTCCGATGGAACGTGTGGCACAGGTTCATATGTCAGGTCCTGCCGATTACGGGGATTTCTTGTTTGATACACACTCTAAAGAAATTCCTGAACCGGTTTGGAATTTATTTAAGATGACGGCGCCACAAATTCGCCATTTGCCAATCTTGATTGAGCGAGATGAAGACATTCCTGATTTTAACGAACTAGAAACTGAAGTCGCAAAAGCTGTCAGCATATTGGAGAGTTCATATGAATCTGAACGAAGCACAGAAGCTGTTTAA
- a CDS encoding YceI family protein: MRVLLFSFLASSICLSAQATKFELDKAHTDVTFKAPHLMVSKVKGRFNEFSGSFEFDEKTMKVDNVMVTIKANSIDTNEKDRDKHLRSKDFLDADKFPELTFKGTKTIYEKDKPDKIEGDLTIRGITKKVILDVDYNGAVTDPMGNRIISFDAETKINRKDFGLNWNKSLDKGGWVVGDDLEIEIDGEAKEVKAAKASEPAKK, translated from the coding sequence ATGCGTGTTCTACTTTTTTCATTTTTAGCATCTTCTATTTGTCTTTCTGCTCAAGCGACAAAATTCGAACTCGATAAAGCCCATACAGACGTGACCTTTAAAGCCCCCCACTTAATGGTTTCAAAGGTCAAAGGTCGCTTCAATGAATTCTCTGGCAGCTTTGAATTCGATGAAAAAACCATGAAGGTGGATAACGTCATGGTGACTATCAAAGCCAACTCCATCGACACCAATGAAAAAGACCGCGACAAACATTTGCGCAGTAAAGATTTTCTTGATGCCGACAAGTTTCCTGAACTGACTTTCAAGGGAACTAAAACAATCTATGAAAAAGACAAGCCAGATAAAATCGAAGGTGATCTAACCATTCGCGGAATCACTAAAAAGGTGATTTTGGATGTCGATTACAATGGTGCTGTCACAGATCCCATGGGTAACAGAATCATCTCTTTCGATGCTGAAACCAAAATCAACCGTAAAGATTTCGGACTTAATTGGAACAAATCTTTAGATAAAGGCGGATGGGTTGTCGGCGACGATTTAGAAATTGAAATCGACGGCGAAGCCAAAGAAGTCAAAGCTGCTAAGGCTTCTGAACCAGCTAAAAAATAA
- a CDS encoding S8 family peptidase, which yields MNKVMNKMSLFLGMTVISLSFGAQANSKKQDLLIKLAPGVMEFQMQGAKVEKLNDSWVRVQTSSKVSVQSLEKNPAVEYVQPNYKITLIEDYKIQDPLRRAALAKMLSRNPQFVSLARPDNPAIPDAPQSVSGADPLFNKQWGMLDIGVVEAWKVTRGNPEMVVAVIDTGVDYTHEDLLPNMWRNPKEIANNNIDDDNNGYVDDIVGWDFVTNDNKPYDLSFDSINQLFKGGNPGHGTHVAGCVAAAGNNSKGVAGVAPNVKIMALRFIAERGGGTTADAIKSITYAVDNGAKVMNNSWGSEGEEPGAPENKALRDAVQYAQDKGVLFIAAAGNGHKGVGYDNDTDKLPAYPASYDHDIIISVAALDVKDQLGSFSNWGARGVDIGAPGVKVFSTTVGNNYSDTVIDKFGIKATWDGTSMAAPHVAGAAALYWSANPTKSWQDVKAALLGSVKKVNSLANKSVSGGKLDVEALMKY from the coding sequence ATGAATAAAGTGATGAACAAGATGTCCTTGTTCCTGGGAATGACTGTCATTTCCCTAAGCTTCGGAGCGCAAGCAAACTCTAAAAAACAAGATTTGCTCATTAAACTAGCACCTGGAGTGATGGAATTCCAAATGCAAGGCGCGAAAGTTGAAAAACTTAACGATTCTTGGGTTCGCGTTCAGACTTCTTCAAAAGTGAGCGTACAAAGTTTAGAAAAAAATCCTGCTGTTGAGTACGTTCAGCCAAACTATAAAATCACTTTGATTGAAGATTATAAAATCCAAGATCCATTGCGCAGAGCTGCTTTGGCAAAAATGCTAAGCCGCAACCCACAATTCGTAAGTCTTGCTCGCCCAGACAACCCGGCTATTCCTGACGCCCCGCAATCGGTTTCTGGCGCGGATCCATTATTCAACAAACAATGGGGCATGTTGGATATCGGCGTGGTTGAAGCCTGGAAAGTGACTCGCGGAAATCCAGAAATGGTTGTTGCTGTGATCGACACAGGTGTTGATTACACTCACGAAGATCTTTTGCCAAACATGTGGAGAAATCCAAAAGAAATCGCTAACAACAACATCGACGACGATAACAACGGATACGTTGATGACATCGTTGGTTGGGATTTCGTTACTAACGATAACAAACCTTACGATCTTTCTTTTGACAGCATCAATCAGCTTTTCAAAGGTGGAAACCCAGGTCACGGAACTCACGTTGCGGGTTGTGTAGCAGCTGCGGGTAACAACTCTAAAGGGGTTGCAGGTGTGGCTCCGAATGTAAAAATCATGGCTTTACGTTTCATCGCAGAACGTGGTGGCGGTACAACAGCTGATGCCATCAAATCCATCACTTACGCTGTTGATAACGGCGCTAAAGTTATGAACAACTCTTGGGGTTCTGAAGGTGAAGAGCCAGGTGCTCCAGAAAATAAAGCACTTCGCGATGCAGTTCAGTACGCACAAGACAAAGGTGTTTTGTTCATCGCCGCTGCGGGTAATGGCCACAAAGGTGTGGGATATGACAACGACACTGACAAGTTGCCTGCTTATCCAGCATCTTATGATCACGATATTATCATTTCTGTTGCTGCTTTAGATGTTAAAGATCAATTGGGATCTTTTTCGAACTGGGGCGCTAGAGGTGTCGATATCGGTGCTCCTGGCGTGAAGGTTTTCTCTACAACTGTTGGCAACAACTATAGCGATACAGTGATTGATAAATTCGGTATCAAAGCTACGTGGGATGGCACTTCTATGGCGGCCCCTCACGTTGCAGGTGCTGCTGCTCTTTACTGGTCAGCAAACCCAACGAAGTCATGGCAAGATGTGAAAGCTGCACTTCTTGGTTCAGTTAAAAAAGTGAACTCTCTTGCGAATAAATCAGTGTCAGGCGGCAAGCTTGATGTTGAAGCTTTGATGAAATACTAA
- a CDS encoding NADH-quinone oxidoreductase subunit B has product MHKNQVQGSASHEGASGTQAVDDMSRDFAFTSKLDALVAWGRKNSLWPMPYGTACCGIEFMSVMGPKYDLARFGAEVARFSPRQADLLVVAGTITEKMAPVITRIYQQMLEPKYVISMGACASSGGFYRAYHVLQGVDKVIPVDVYIPGCPPTPEAVMDGIMALQRMIATNTPRPWKDNWKNPYEQA; this is encoded by the coding sequence ATGCACAAGAATCAAGTGCAGGGTTCCGCGTCCCATGAAGGCGCATCAGGAACTCAAGCTGTAGATGACATGTCTAGAGACTTCGCCTTCACGTCGAAGCTCGATGCTTTGGTAGCGTGGGGACGTAAGAACTCTTTGTGGCCAATGCCTTATGGTACTGCTTGTTGCGGTATCGAGTTCATGTCAGTGATGGGACCCAAATATGACTTGGCTCGCTTCGGTGCCGAAGTGGCACGTTTCTCTCCTCGCCAAGCTGACTTATTGGTTGTTGCCGGAACTATCACTGAAAAGATGGCTCCCGTTATCACTCGTATTTATCAACAAATGCTTGAACCAAAATACGTTATCTCCATGGGAGCTTGTGCAAGCTCTGGTGGTTTTTACCGCGCGTATCACGTTCTTCAAGGCGTCGACAAAGTAATCCCAGTGGATGTTTACATTCCAGGTTGCCCTCCGACTCCAGAGGCGGTGATGGACGGTATCATGGCATTGCAACGTATGATTGCGACAAACACTCCACGTCCTTGGAAGGACAATTGGAAAAACCCATATGAACAAGCTTGA